The Microscilla marina ATCC 23134 nucleotide sequence CTCAGGAAACTCAAGGTATTGTACAGGCACCTGGTCGGTAAGCCACACACCGTTTTCAGACTGAAAAAATTTGTATCCATCTTGTTGCATGTCCAAGGCATTTACAGTTAAAATTACAGGCTGCCCATGGCGCCCCCCTACTTTTGTAGCGGTGTCTATATCTGCCGAAAGGTGAACGTGGTGACGGTTTCTTTTCTTAAGCCCTTGCTCACGAATACTGTGGACAAAACGAGTAGCAGTGCCGTGATAGAGTTGAGCAGGTGGTTTGATAGCCTCATACCCCAAATCAATCTGGATAGAGTGTCCCTGACTAGCTCTTATATAAGCCTCATCATCACTAAAAGCAAAACGCTTTTTGTCGTTTTGTGCCACTACCTTTTGCAGGTCTGCCAAAGTAATAGGGAAATAATTGTTAGAAAACCTATCTAATAACAAGTCTACTTCTACCCAACCTTCCTCATCCATGATCAACTCTATCTCTTCGGGACGGTGACGTAATACATAACTTAATCGTTTGCTTATTTTTACTATTTGGTTCTTCTGCA carries:
- a CDS encoding RNA 2'-phosphotransferase, with the translated sequence MQKNQIVKISKRLSYVLRHRPEEIELIMDEEGWVEVDLLLDRFSNNYFPITLADLQKVVAQNDKKRFAFSDDEAYIRASQGHSIQIDLGYEAIKPPAQLYHGTATRFVHSIREQGLKKRNRHHVHLSADIDTATKVGGRHGQPVILTVNALDMQQDGYKFFQSENGVWLTDQVPVQYLEFPEEN